From a region of the Podarcis muralis chromosome 16, rPodMur119.hap1.1, whole genome shotgun sequence genome:
- the PEAR1 gene encoding LOW QUALITY PROTEIN: platelet endothelial aggregation receptor 1 (The sequence of the model RefSeq protein was modified relative to this genomic sequence to represent the inferred CDS: deleted 1 base in 1 codon; substituted 1 base at 1 genomic stop codon) translates to MFGRRMLQYSILLLWMRLDWGLLLSPSDPNVCSYWESFTTPSKESYVQPYSQAFEEPCDGAWPFAKTCTRHKVLYKAAYRQGVKIDYRRRHHCCNGYYESEERCVPSCTQECVHGRCVAPNQCQCADGWKGPDCSSGCNSLSWGPDCQQPCGCLNGGSCHPLSGACLCPPGYKGPSCEELCPPGTYGQDCQMGCHCENGAQCDTETGACLCAPGFSGPLCEQPCQNDTSGFKCLALCPCQHGGICHPPETNKCACPPGWMGSICSFRCPEGRFGSSCQGECRCHNGGLCNQESGQCQCAPGYTGERCREKCPIGRYGQDCGQECDCANGGRCFHINGACLCEAGFLGSRCEERKCLPGLHGLSCHLPCLCHPHHTQSCHPLSGECTCKPGWAGLFCNETCPPGHYGFGCQEPCLCLNGGTCDGETGLCACPPGYMGAHCSSHCPPETFGVNCSLPCTCHNALACSPIDGTCVCKEGWQGTDCSLPCPAGTWGSACNETCRCANGASCSPVSGACACVAGWHGRQCEEPCPEGFYGLSCSSRCSCQNAERCDPVLGQCHCLPGWTGPNCSQECAGGLWGPNCSQLCLCKNGATCSPKDGSCDCPPGFRGATCQRPCQPGRYGKKCSVPCKCANHSICHPVDGLCDCPLGWTGSDCSERCPAGFFGASCTQRCQCWWEAPCEPDSGRCLCPSGYTGAHCETRKYQEGPRPAPLTMVPAIPAGNPSLGAVMGIVTLAVLLVGMLAAFLCYRHWQKDKEHRHMAVAYTTARMDASEYAVPDVPPSCTHYYSNPSYHTLSPCCPSLPCPSPPEHAGPSKLISSTKSLERDWPGVCGADCNATLPADWKHHRATPAEPGXAVASPSSSTRSPGRRQRPICGRHSGTRPLFLRAPYTCPHCRSCRDPSPKGSHPSTHFSLRGFAFPANLEASLEMREQGMFQNHLQQLDGPQMAACVAVRCLFPPSACQGVLSSTCAWARSEPHR, encoded by the exons ATGTTTGGCAGGAG gaTGCTTCAGTACTCCATTCTCTTGCTGTGGATGCGACTGGATTGGGGCCTCTTGCTCAGTCCCAGCGACCCCAACGTGTGCAGCTACTGGGAAAG CTTCACAACCCCCTCCAAGGAGTCCTACGTGCAGCCGTACTCCCAGGCCTTCGAGGAGCCTTGCGACGGAGCGTGGCCCTTCGCCAAGACCTGCACTCGCCACAA GGTTCTCTACAAGGCAGCCTATCGGCAAGGCGTGAAGATTGACTACAGGAGGCGCCATCACTGCTGCAATGGCTACTACGAGAGCGAGGAGCGCTGCGTCC ctaGCTGCACCCAGGAGTGCGTCCACGGGAGGTGTGTGGCCCCGAACCAATGCCAGTGTGCCGACGGCTGGAAGGGCCCCGACTGCTCCAGCG gGTGCAACAGCCTGTCCTGGGGGCCAGACTGCCAGCAGCCCTGCGGGTGCCTGAACGGAGGCAGCTGCCACCCCCTGTCTGGGGCCTGCCTTTGCCCGCCAGGCTACAAGGGCCCCTCCTGCGAGGAGCTCTGCCCCCCAGGTACCTACGGCCAGGACTGCCAGATGGGCTGCCACTGCGAGAATGGTGCCCAGTGCGACACGGAGACAGGGGCCTGCCTGTGCGCCCCGGGATTCAGCGGCCCACT CTGCGAGCAGCCCTGCCAAAACGACACCAGTGGCTTCAAGTGCCTGGCCCTGTGCCCTTGCCAGCACGGGGGCATCTGCCACCCCCCTGAGACCAACAAGTGCGCCTGCCCTCCAGGATGGATG ggcTCCATCTGCTCCTTCCGCTGCCCTGAAGGGCGCTTTGGCTCCAGCTGCCAAGGGGAGTGCAGGTGCCACAACGGAGGCCTCTGCAACCAGGAATCTGGGCAGTGCCAGTGTGCTCCAGGCTACACGGGGGAGAG GTGCCGCGAGAAGTGCCCCATCGGCCGCTACGGGCAGGACTGCGGGCAGGAGTGCGACTGCGCCAACGGCGGGCGCTGCTTCCACATCAACGGAGCCTGCCTCTGCGAAGCCGGCTTCCTGGGCAGCCGCTGCGAGGAGCGAAAGTGCCTGCCAGGTCTCCACGGCCTCTCCTGCCACCTGCCCTGCCTCTGCCACCCGCACCACACACAGAG ctgccacCCACTCTCAGGAGAATGCACCTGCAAGCCGGGCTGGGCAGGACTCTTCTGCAATGAGACCTGCCCCCCTGGGCACTACGGCTTTGGCTGCCAGGAGCCCTGTTTGTGCCTGAACGGAGGGACCTGCGACGGCGAGACGGGGCTCTGCGCTTGCCCGCCAGGCTACATG GGTGCCCACTGCTCCAGCCACTGCCCTCCTGAGACCTTTGGGGTcaactgctccctgccttgcacctGCCACAACGCCCTCGCCTGCTCGCCCATTGACGGGACCTGTGTCTGCAAGGAAG GTTGGCAAGGCACAGACTGCTCCCTCCCCTGCCCCGCAGGGACCTGGGGCTCTGCTTGCAACGAGACCTGCCGCTGCGCCaacggagcttcctgcagcccggTCAGTGGGGCATGCGCATGCGTGGCAGGCTGGCATGGCCGCCAGTGTGAGGAGCCCTGCCCG gAAGGCTTCTACGGcctcagctgcagcagcaggtgCTCCTGCCAGAACGCAGAACGCTGTGATCCTGTTCTGGGGCAATGCCACTGCCTACCTGGGTGGACAG GCCCCAATTGCAGCCAGGAGTGCGCAGGCGGCCTGTGGGGGCCCAACTGCAGCCAGCTGTGTCTCTGCAAGAACGGGGCCACCTGCTCCCCCAAGGATGGGAGCTGCGACTGCCCCCCAGGCTTCCGGGGTGCCACCTGCCAGCGCC cctgtCAGCCAGGGCGTTACGGCAAGAAATGCTCTGTGCCCTGCAAGTGTGCCAACCACTCCATCTGCCACCCAGTGGACGGTTTGTGTGATTGCCCTCTTGGCTGGACAGGCAGTGACTGCTCCGAAC GCTGCCCTGCAGGGTTCTTTGGGGCCAGCTGCACCCAGCGGTGCCAGTGTTGGTGGGAGGCTCCCTGTGAGCCGGACTCCGGGAGGTGCCTGTGCCCCTCTGGCTACACTGGAGCCCACTGTGAGACCCGTAAGTACCAAGAG GGACCTCGACCCGCCCCCCTGACCATGGTTCCTGCCATTCCTGCTGGCAACCCCTCCCTGGGGGCCGTGATGGGCATCGTCACCCTGGCTGTCCTGCTGGTGGGCATGCTGGCGGCCTTCCTCTGCTACCGGCACTGGCAGAAGGACAAGGAGCATCGCCACATGGCTGTGGCCTACACCACAGCGAGGATGGATGCCTCAGAGTACGCCGTGCCAG ACGTCCCTCCCAGCTGCACCCACTACTACTCCAACCCCAGCTACCACACCCTGTCGCCCTGC TGCCCCAgcctcccctgccccagcccccctGAGCATGCTGGCCCCAGCAAG ctgatcAGCAGTACAAAGAGCCTAGAGCGAGACTGGCCGGGAGTGTGTGGGGCCGACTGCAACGCCACGCTGCCCGCCGACTGGAAGCACCACAGGGCCACTCCAGCAGAGCCAGGGTAGGCTGTGgcatctccctcctcctccaccaggAGCCCTGGGCGCAGGCAGAGACCCATCTGTGGCCGTCACTCAGGAACACGGCCACTTTTTCTCAGAGCGCCCTACACTTGTCCCCATTGCCGCTCCTGTAGAGACCCTTCCCCAAAGGGCAGCCACCCCAGCACACATTTCTCCCTAAGGGGTTTTGCCTTTCCTGCAAACCTGGAGGCCTCCCTGGAAATGAGGGAGCAAGGAATGTTCCAGAACCACCTTCAGCAACTTGATGGACCCCAAATGGCAGCATGTGTCGCTGTGAGGTGTCTGTTTCCACCATCAGCTTGTCAGGgtgtcctctcctccacatgTGCTTGGGCCAGGTCTGAACCCCACAGATAG
- the LOC144325857 gene encoding platelet endothelial aggregation receptor 1-like — protein sequence MDRSYSYTNGLGSPPPLPGYAKEETLYRRSDSSLSSENPYATIKDLPVLTGKPSEGSYMEMKSPSSARWSYAEIGLFEEAAQSLQEEKEGGRKRRRQEAAARLAQVAPLHTQPPPFPPTIRLPQEQPHPCPLRRAPRQALPAIAPLRRQDQ from the exons ATGGACCGCAGCTACAGCTACACTAACGGACTTGGAAG CCCTCCTCCCCTTCCAGGCTACGCCAAGGAGGAGACCTTGTACCGACGGAGCGACAGTTCCCTGAGCAGCGAGAACCCCTATGCCACCATCAAGGACCTGCCCGTCCTCACAGGGAAGCCCTCGGAGGGAAGCTACATGGAGATGAAGTCCCCGTCAAGCGCGAGATGGTCCTACGCCGAGATCGGCCTCTTTGAGGAGGCTGCCCAGAgcctgcaggaggagaaggagggagggaggaaaaggaggaggcaggag GCAGCGGCTCGGCTGGCGCAGGTGGCACCTCTTCACACACAGCCTCCGCCCTTCCCCCCAACCATACGACTCCCCCAAGAACAGCCACATCCCTGCCCACTACGACGTGCCCCCCGTCAGGCACTACCCGCCATCGCCCCCCTCCGCAGGCAGGACCAGTGA